ATGAATTGATTTCCTGCAATGAGCTGTTCTTCTTCTGTTAATGAGAACATAACGGGCATTTTATTGTTATTTTTAAATGTTAAATCTATGATTTGAGACCTTTGAAGAACTGCCTTGCTTGCATCTGTTTCAGGAAACAGTTCAGCCCCATTACAGATGATTTGAAGCTGTTCAAGTTCATGTTCAATGTTATTAATAGAAATTCCAACATCTGATATAGAACCTACGGTAACAAGCTGAAATCCATCATTAGAAGAAGTTTGTTTGATTATCTTCATGCTCTTATCAATAAGACGAAGAGTGGCATTATAATCGTTTGCTAGCTTATCATTCTTCTGTATCTCCTGTACATATAACTGCTCATATTTAAGCAATTCATGATGCTTTGTAAATATGGTTCCATTAAGTTCACATTCATATTTTTCATTTTCTAAAAGTTCTATATCATGCTGATATTTAATCACTCGTTTTCCTGTTTCGCCCATATTGTAGCCTATGGTATTAAAGTGATGCACTAAGCCTGGAAGAAAAGCGGGACTAGTTACGAACCATCTACATCTGACACAATTCTGCTCTGGAAAACCTGGAACAACACCGTAAGTGATTTTATCCGTATCACCATTAACATATGTGCCGCCTGAATCGCATCCAAAACAGCCTTTAGGACAAATTCCTTTATCACTTATGATAATACTTGCGCCTGATTTTTGAGCGTTGATTACTGCCTGATAAGCTATTGGGTCATTAGCAGCTACACTTGTTTCTAACTGTTCATACTTTGCATCTCTAATAAATCTATTAAAAGCTTCTTTATCATTTTCAAGGATGCTCTTTTCAGCTTGATTCATTGTATCTGTAACATATGAAATACCTGCTTTTGTATAATAAAGAGTCATAATGAGTCTTGTGTGACCTGCGACAGCCTTTGAAAGAATAGGCATTGGAACTCCGCCTTCAAGAGCATAGGCAGTTATAAGTGATACTCTGAGTGAATGAAGGGGATAATAAGTCGTTTTGTTACTGTCTGGACGCACAAACTTTAATGTTCTTTCTTCTTCGGATGATGCATTTTCTTTAAGCTGTTCCTCAAGCTTTTGAAGTGTCTTATACCAAATATAGTCCAATCCGGTTGCTCTTATTGGCAAGTGTTCCTGTCCTATTGAAGTAGGATTTCTGAAAAGAAATGTGGTTTTCCCCATTTGTTTTAAAATCCTCACATCTTTTGTATGTCCTAAGTGATTTGCTGTCATTTCTGTCCATTTTGCTGGTTGAGAAATAGGATTGTACTTCATTTGCCAGTCCCTAAGTTTTGCAAGCCAGTATTGTTCTTCTTCGTACTGCCAGGGAATGTCATAACCTTTATCGGATTCCTCTTTGTTGATGTCTGTTGTTTTATTCGTGTTGATAAAAAAACCTGTCATTTCAAGTTGTGTTGTTTTGTCTTTGAATTTACGAAGAGCTCCTCTTTCAAAAGGATTTCTTTCTGTACCCTGACTTAAATGTGAATCATTCTTAATCCATTCTCCAGCCACATTTCGCATAGACTGCACATACTTATAAGTATCCATTTCTCCACTATCAAGCATACGCACCTGATAAGTTCTCAAAGGAAGAAAGAGCTTTGTCAAAAGTGCCACAGTAGTCCCTGGAAACCACATCTCATATACTTCATCAGCAAGTCCTTTACTTGTCTGTTCATACTTGGAAGCTTTTCTGAATCTGTAAACACAGTCTGGGTCATTTTTATCAATAACAGACTTATCAACAATGAACCAATCACCACCTGCTCTAATTGAATCGCCTGCACCTTGTGCAAATTTCAAGTCTTTAAAGTAGGTTGCATTTGGAGGGCAGAGTAGATTACGAAGGTCTTTAATGTATCTATGAGGCAGGACATTTTTATCTGATTCATTACGTTGCGATAATTTTACAGAGTCTGGTAAATATTTTGTTAGAGGATTTTTAAATTCTGCTGGAGTAAGTTTGTTTCCTAAATCATCTTCAACCGAAAACTTCTCCTCAATGACCCAGTCAATGAAAGCAACAATCTTTTTTGCTTCATCTAAAGCATTGGCTTGTGAGTCTCTTTCTACATAAATAATCTCGTAAAAATCTAGGGTGTCATATTCTATTGAAATGAACTCCTGAACAGACCTAGTGATGTTCCAAGGAACAACATATTTCTTAAAGAAGTTTGATAGAGTTGCAAGTGCTATATTCTTACCTCTTACAACCGTTTTTATCCATTCCGCGGCATATTCTTTCCATTGCTGTAAATCAGAATCATATTCTAAAAGCCATTCGAGGCTTTCACTCGTACTCGTTCCATGAAGCCTTAACTCAAGTTCTCTTTTCCTAGCTTTTTCCTTTAACTGTTCAAGCCTAAGATTTTCTTTTGGCGATAATGCACTATCACCAATGGCTCCGTTTTCAATGAAATCTCGGAGCCATATCATGACAGTATTATTTTTAACACCATGTTCTCGCTCAATATCCTTGGATGATTTGCCACTGCAAAGTTCTTCAATCATTTTATACTTAAAAGAATTGTCATAACCTTTTTTTCCCATTCACTTTCTCCTATATCTGTATCTGTTGTGCTGTTTAGTTTCTTCATTCATCCATGCATCAATCTCATTCTGCATTGGAAGTACACAACCATTATCCAAAGATATAGTGGCATTATTTAGTGAAGCTGTAACATCTGCAACTGTTGGCTCTGTGTATACTTTCTGAGACTCTATGGATTTGTGGTGCATGGCAACTTGTTTGATGCGGTTATGTATATTGGCATTTTTAAGCCTTTGACCATATGCGTGTCTATGTCCATGTAGAGTAGTGCCATATTTCTTTCCGACTGTCAAATCAATCTTTTCAACCGCTTTTTCGTGAGACTCCCTCTGAGTCCTAAGTGGCATCATTTCTCCTAGTGTTCTAGTCGAATGTGAGACAAAGGCAAATGGATGAGTATCCTTAATGCCATCTCTTAATCTTTTTGCCATATACATTTTCCATACATACATAAATATGTATCCCCATTCCTTTGACAACCAGTATACATGCATGTATTTATCTTCATCGCTATCAAGTCTTGGCTCTTTCCACCCTGCAAATCGTTTGTCCTGTGCTGAATACATATTGCGTGGGAGCAAACCATATTTTAACAGCAGATAGCTTTCTCTATCTGTTATATATTTACCAGTAGTAGGGTTCTTGAAATCCTGCGGGGCTCTTCCTTCGCTTGGGTGATAGATTCGTACCACAGCAAGA
This genomic window from Clostridium sp. 'White wine YQ' contains:
- the gmtZ gene encoding gamma-mobile-trio integrase GmtZ yields the protein MGKKGYDNSFKYKMIEELCSGKSSKDIEREHGVKNNTVMIWLRDFIENGAIGDSALSPKENLRLEQLKEKARKRELELRLHGTSTSESLEWLLEYDSDLQQWKEYAAEWIKTVVRGKNIALATLSNFFKKYVVPWNITRSVQEFISIEYDTLDFYEIIYVERDSQANALDEAKKIVAFIDWVIEEKFSVEDDLGNKLTPAEFKNPLTKYLPDSVKLSQRNESDKNVLPHRYIKDLRNLLCPPNATYFKDLKFAQGAGDSIRAGGDWFIVDKSVIDKNDPDCVYRFRKASKYEQTSKGLADEVYEMWFPGTTVALLTKLFLPLRTYQVRMLDSGEMDTYKYVQSMRNVAGEWIKNDSHLSQGTERNPFERGALRKFKDKTTQLEMTGFFINTNKTTDINKEESDKGYDIPWQYEEEQYWLAKLRDWQMKYNPISQPAKWTEMTANHLGHTKDVRILKQMGKTTFLFRNPTSIGQEHLPIRATGLDYIWYKTLQKLEEQLKENASSEEERTLKFVRPDSNKTTYYPLHSLRVSLITAYALEGGVPMPILSKAVAGHTRLIMTLYYTKAGISYVTDTMNQAEKSILENDKEAFNRFIRDAKYEQLETSVAANDPIAYQAVINAQKSGASIIISDKGICPKGCFGCDSGGTYVNGDTDKITYGVVPGFPEQNCVRCRWFVTSPAFLPGLVHHFNTIGYNMGETGKRVIKYQHDIELLENEKYECELNGTIFTKHHELLKYEQLYVQEIQKNDKLANDYNATLRLIDKSMKIIKQTSSNDGFQLVTVGSISDVGISINNIEHELEQLQIICNGAELFPETDASKAVLQRSQIIDLTFKNNNKMPVMFSLTEEEQLIAGNQFMRLLISRAGSLKNAIPYAIGRRKLEEIGLENEFVDELKSVTINSNVLLIDSSTIDEE